The Arachis hypogaea cultivar Tifrunner chromosome 19, arahy.Tifrunner.gnm2.J5K5, whole genome shotgun sequence genome has a window encoding:
- the LOC112777951 gene encoding uncharacterized protein isoform X2 has product MRSYSGFGSAISTSKLLPAPVTEEDLVQKLLPFEHEVEKVSAFALGLLVAVVATLKVSESKHCFSESSNEIKVLNAKNTMQKAKEKNLKNSREKQQFSTESSITSMCVVETAGGVASPGASGSL; this is encoded by the exons ATGAGGAGCTATTCCGGCTTTGGTTCAGCAATTAGCACCTCCAAGCTCCTCCCGGCTCCCGTGACAGAAGAAGACCTCGTTCAGAAGCTGTTGCCGTTTGAGCATGAGGTTGAGAAAgtgagtgcttttgcacttggaCTTCTTGTCGCTGTAGTTGCCACGTTGAAAGTTTCTGAATCGAAGCACTGTTTCa GTGAAAGCAGTAATGAAATCAAAGTGCTTAATGCTAAAAACACAATGCAGAAAGCAAAG gaaaagaatctaaagaattCCAGAGAGAAGCAACAATTCTCCACAGAGTCTTCAATAACTTCTATGTGTGTGGTGGAAACTGCAGGTGGAGTTGCGAGTCCCGGTGCTTCTGGATCACTTTAA
- the LOC112777951 gene encoding uncharacterized protein isoform X1 codes for MRSYSGFGSAISTSKLLPAPVTEEDLVQKLLPFEHEVEKVSAFALGLLVAVVATLKVSESKHCFSESSNEIKVLNAKNTMQKAKEKNLKNSREKQQFSTESSITSMCVVETAGPLFSHFWNDFCL; via the exons ATGAGGAGCTATTCCGGCTTTGGTTCAGCAATTAGCACCTCCAAGCTCCTCCCGGCTCCCGTGACAGAAGAAGACCTCGTTCAGAAGCTGTTGCCGTTTGAGCATGAGGTTGAGAAAgtgagtgcttttgcacttggaCTTCTTGTCGCTGTAGTTGCCACGTTGAAAGTTTCTGAATCGAAGCACTGTTTCa GTGAAAGCAGTAATGAAATCAAAGTGCTTAATGCTAAAAACACAATGCAGAAAGCAAAG gaaaagaatctaaagaattCCAGAGAGAAGCAACAATTCTCCACAGAGTCTTCAATAACTTCTATGTGTGTGGTGGAAACTGCAG GTCCGCTATTTTCACATTTCTGGAACGATTTCTGCTTATGA
- the LOC112776875 gene encoding uncharacterized protein: MALKYAIVIIGLLAWVVLVPSKIVARDLPQTFSSYGAGSGIAKDILVGGNPAHAPNQAYREEKSESNVGLDGLVKQGSVEGSLIRHCYVFCCALGKCICCDHHFLSSFDPLPAGN, translated from the exons ATGGCTTTAAAATATGCAATAGTCATTATAGGACTCTTAGCTTGGGTTGTTCTTGTTCCTTCAAAGATAGTTGCAAGAGATCTTCCTCAGACTTTCTCTAGCTATGGAGCAG GTAGTGGCATTGCCAAGGATATATTAGTTGGAGGCAACCCTGCTCATGCCCCAAACCAAG CATATAGGGAAGAAAAATCAGAATCAAATGTTGGATTAGATGGATTGGTTAAACAAGGTAGCGTGGAAGGAAGTCTTATTAGACATTGTTATGTATTTTGTTGCGCCTTGGGAAAGTGTATATGTTGTGATCATCACTTTTTGTCTTCCTTTGATCCATTACCTGCGGGTAACTAA